The Streptomyces sp. NBC_00102 genome segment AAGACCTCCTCGCTCGCGGTCGCCGTGCAGTACGGCGAACTCCTGCGCTCCACCCAGAACGTCTCCCAGTCCTCCGGCGCCACCGTGGAGATGCTCTTCCTCGCGGCCGTCTGGTACATGGTGGCGACCTCGGTCCTGAGCGTCGGCCAGTACTACCTGGAACGCCACTTCGCGCGCGGGTCGAGCCGCAGCCTGCCCCCCACCCCGTTCCAGAGGATCAAGGCCGGCATGCTCACGCTCGGCCGCCCCAAGGGAGGCGTCGCATGACCGCCATGGTGAAGGCCGAGGGCGTCCACAAGTCCTACGGCCCCGCGCACGTCCTCAAGGGCATCGACCTGGAGGTCGCACCCGGAGAGGTCTTCTGCCTGATCGGCCCCAGCGGCTCCGGCAAGTCGACCTTCCTGCGGTGCATCAACCACCTGGAGAAGATCAACGCCGGACGGCTCTCCGTCGACGGCGAACTGGTCGGCTACCGGCAGAAGGGCGACAAGCTCTACGAGCTCAAGGACAGCGAAGTCGCCCTGCGGCGCCGGGACATCGGCATGGTCTTCCAGCGCTTCAACCTGTTCCCCCACATGACGGCTGTCGAGAACGTCATGGAGGCACCCGTCCAGGTGCTGGGCCTGCCCCGCCCCGTCGCCCGCGAACGCGCGGAGCGGCTGCTCGACCGGGTCGGCCTGGCCGACAAGGCGGGCAACTTCCCCTCGCAGCTCTCCGGCGGACAGCAGCAGCGCGTCGCCATCGCCCGCGCCCTGGCCATGGAACCGAAGCTGATGCTCTTCGACGAGCCCACCTCGGCGCTCGACCCCGAGCTCGTCGGCGACGTCCTCGACGTCATGCGGGGACTGGCCGAGGACGGCATGACGATGATCGTCGTCACCCACGAGATGGGCTTCGCCCGTGAGGTCGGCGACGCGCTCGTCTTCATGGACGACGGCGTGGTCGTCGAGTCCGGACACCCGAGGGACGTGCTGACGAACCCGCGGCACGAGCGGACGCAGGCGTTCCTCTCCAAGGTGCTGTAGCCGCACGCGGTCGTACGGGGGCCGACGCCGGTCACCGGGGGCGCCGACGGCCGCGCCGGCCCCCCGGCCGTACGACCCCGACGCCCCCGACGGTACGACCCCGACGTCCCCCGAGGGGCGGCCCCGGCCTTCCGGCCGGGACCGCCCCGGGGCCACACCCGCCGTCCGTCACTTCTCCGGCAGCAGCTCCGGGCGAAGCATCAGCCCGCGGACCTGGGTGGCGTTCAGCGGCGGGGCCTTCAGCAGTGGGCCCTGCGCCCCCTTCGCCTCGAACCCGGTGCTGGAACGGAGCATCAGGGCGCTGCCGTCCTTCAGGATCAGCTGCCCGTCGATCTCCGGACCCCACTGGGGCGTTCCGTCCCCGTAGTCCATCGGGTCGCTCCACGTGGTGAGCACCCGCCCGTCCGGCAGCACCTCGCGCACGCAGTCGGCGCGCTCGGGCTCCTTGCCGTTGGGCTCGCACAGGTCCTGGTCCGCGGCCGGCACCTCGTTCCCGCTCTTCGCGGCGATCTCCTTCGCGCTCCTGAACTCGAACGAGAGGTAGCCGACCCCGCCGTCCTTGCGGACCGCGTAGTCCCCGTCCAGCGGACCGAGGAAGTGCCTCGTGTCCTCGCTCGGCTTCACGTGCTTGATCAGCACCACGAACGAGACCTCCTCCAGCTTGCCGACCCCGGCGGGCAGCAGCGCGGCGACCCGGCTCGCCTTGTCCGTCCCGGCCGCGTCGGCCGACGCCGCGACCGAGACCCGGTCCAGCGAGGCCGTGGACCCGTCCGCCCCGGCCAGCTGCGGCACCGCGACCGCGCCGGCCGCGACGACCGCCAGCGCCGCGCACGAGACAGCGGCACGCCGACGGAACCGTACCCGGGCCGCCCCCGCCCAGACCGCCTCCGTCGACAGGACCGGACGCCCGGCGTCCGCCGCGGCCCGTTCCAGCAGGTTCTTCACGTCGTCGCTCACACCAATTCCTCCGTCATCTCGGCGCGCAGCGCCGCCAATCCCCGAGCCGTGTGGCTCTTGACCGTGTTCTGCCGCATCCCGAGCAGCTCCGCCGTGGCCTCGACGCTGAGGTCCTCCCAGTAGCGGAGGACCAGAACCGCGCGCTGCCTGGCCGTGAGCCGGGCGAGTGCCGCCCGTACCTGGAGGCCGGTGTCGGTGTCGTCCTGGCCGCCCGCGCGGTCGGGCAGTTCGCCGAAGGGCTGCTCCCGCCGCCAGAACCTGCGGCGGGACGCGATGAAGGTGTTGACCAGCGTCTTGCGCGCGTACGCCTCGATGTTGTCGAGCCGCCCGTGCCGCCGGCCGCCCACCACCACCTTCACGAGCGCCGTCTGCACCAGGTCCTCGGCCTCGTGGCGGTCGCCGCAGAGCAGGTACGCGCTCCGGTACAGCGCGGTGCGCCGGCTCTCCACGAAGGCGTGCAGCGCGGCATCCTCGTCGATCCGCATTCCCCGCCCCTCTCCAGGCCCGCGGGTGCGGACCGTCTCACCCCTTCCAGTGCGCCGGACCGCCCCGGAGGTTGCGGCCGACGGCAACGGATCGCGAACGTTCCCGGACGCGGACGCGGACGCGGACGTTCCCGGACGCGTACGTTCCCGGACGCGTACGTTCCCGGACGCGGAAGTGGCAGGGGCGGTACGGAAGTTCCCGTACCGCCCCTGCCGTGATCCGCTCTCCCCCGCTCGCCTACTTCAGTGCCAGCACCACCGCGTCCGAGGGCGAGGACCAGACGGTCCGCGCCTCGGCGAAGCCGGACGCGCGAAGGGTACGGGCGTGCCAATCGGCCGAGGGCGTGTCACCTTCGGCGTGCTCGCCGTAGATCGCGAACCGCTCGGCGGTCGGTCCGGCGAGGGCCGGGTCCTTCCCGGCCAGGTCCCACCACGCGGCCCAGTCGAGCACCCCCGCAGCCTTCGCACGGTCCATGGCCGCATGCCGGCGGGCGCGTTCGGCGGCGTTGATACGGGGAGTGGACGGGTCGGTCATGTGGTCCGCGTTCATGAACACCCCGCCGTCCCGGACCAGTCGGCCGAGCTGCCCGTAGAGCGTGGTGAGCGGACCGCTGCGGAACCAGTGGAGCGCCGTGGCGGTGAGAACGGCGTCGTACGAGGTCCGGGGGAGGGCCTCGGCCCAGGAAGGGTCCTTGAGGTCGGCGGTGACGAGGGTGACCCGGTCGTCACCGGTGAAGGTGCCGCGGGCGATGGCGAGCAGCGCGGGATCGAGATCCACGCCGGTGCTGGTGGCTTTCGGGAACCGCCGCAGCAGCCGGTCCGTAATACTTCCCGTACCGCAGGCGAGGTCGAGCACGCTCGGCTCGGGGCCCACCACGGCCTCGACCATGTCGAACATGATCCGGAAGCGCTCCTCGCGGTCCGGCATGTACCACTCCTGCTGGCGGTCCCAGCTCTCCTGCCAGGACCGCCAGTCGGTGCCGGCGGCCGTCGCGCCCGCGGTGTTCGCGTTCGTCCCCGTGTCCGTCAGGTTCGCCATCATGTCCGCCATGTGAGCCATCACCCCTGATGTAATACTCAATATGCGACTTCAACCATTACGCTCTGACCGTAGGAACTTTAGACCCACGCCGTAAGGACGACAAGTGGAACTGGCCTATTACTCGGACTACGCCGTGCGTCTGGTCAACACCGAGGAGCCGGCCCGGAACAGGGACGTGCTCACCTCGGTCGACGCCGTTCGCGACCTCTTCGCCGGCAACTCCCAGGCCGCCCGGCGGGCGACCGACGCCGACGTGACCCGCTTCCGTTCCGTACGGGGCCGGCTGCGGTCGGTCTTCGAGGCGGCGGACGGGGGCGACGAGACCCTCGCGGTCGACCTGCTGAACTCCCTGCTCCTCGAGTTCCCGGTCAGCCCGCAGATCTCCGGCCACGACACCCTGGACGGGAGCGGGAAGCCGGACTGGCACATGCACCTGGCGGACCACCCGTCCAACGCCACCGCCGGATACGCCGCCATCGCCGCGATGGGGCTCGCCTTCCACCTCACCACCCACGGCGTGGACCGGCTGGGCCTCTGCGAGGCGCCGCCCTGCCGCAACGCCTACCTCGACACCTCCACCAACCGGTCGCGGCGCTACTGCTCCGACCGCTGCGCGACCCGCGCCAACGTCGCCGCCTACCGGGCCCGCAAGCGCCTGGAGGCCGACCGGTCCGCCGACAACGGCCGCACCGCCGAAGCCGCCCAGCCGAGCACCCCCAGCGGGGATCGCTGATCCTTCCTCAGCGGCCGGAAACGCAACTGCGCCCGGGCCAGTACGAGATCCTCCGGGACGGTCCCGTACACCGTGCTGTCCCCGCCCGCGA includes the following:
- a CDS encoding amino acid ABC transporter ATP-binding protein, coding for MTAMVKAEGVHKSYGPAHVLKGIDLEVAPGEVFCLIGPSGSGKSTFLRCINHLEKINAGRLSVDGELVGYRQKGDKLYELKDSEVALRRRDIGMVFQRFNLFPHMTAVENVMEAPVQVLGLPRPVARERAERLLDRVGLADKAGNFPSQLSGGQQQRVAIARALAMEPKLMLFDEPTSALDPELVGDVLDVMRGLAEDGMTMIVVTHEMGFAREVGDALVFMDDGVVVESGHPRDVLTNPRHERTQAFLSKVL
- a CDS encoding CGNR zinc finger domain-containing protein; translation: MELAYYSDYAVRLVNTEEPARNRDVLTSVDAVRDLFAGNSQAARRATDADVTRFRSVRGRLRSVFEAADGGDETLAVDLLNSLLLEFPVSPQISGHDTLDGSGKPDWHMHLADHPSNATAGYAAIAAMGLAFHLTTHGVDRLGLCEAPPCRNAYLDTSTNRSRRYCSDRCATRANVAAYRARKRLEADRSADNGRTAEAAQPSTPSGDR
- a CDS encoding trans-aconitate 2-methyltransferase, whose translation is MANLTDTGTNANTAGATAAGTDWRSWQESWDRQQEWYMPDREERFRIMFDMVEAVVGPEPSVLDLACGTGSITDRLLRRFPKATSTGVDLDPALLAIARGTFTGDDRVTLVTADLKDPSWAEALPRTSYDAVLTATALHWFRSGPLTTLYGQLGRLVRDGGVFMNADHMTDPSTPRINAAERARRHAAMDRAKAAGVLDWAAWWDLAGKDPALAGPTAERFAIYGEHAEGDTPSADWHARTLRASGFAEARTVWSSPSDAVVLALK
- a CDS encoding SigE family RNA polymerase sigma factor translates to MRIDEDAALHAFVESRRTALYRSAYLLCGDRHEAEDLVQTALVKVVVGGRRHGRLDNIEAYARKTLVNTFIASRRRFWRREQPFGELPDRAGGQDDTDTGLQVRAALARLTARQRAVLVLRYWEDLSVEATAELLGMRQNTVKSHTARGLAALRAEMTEELV